Genomic segment of Hyalangium ruber:
ACCTCGGGTTTCCCTTGAATCGCCGGGGCCTTGGAGGGCTTCGGGGCAGGCGGCGGCGGGGCGGCGGCCTCCTCGGGGGCCTCGGCGCTCTCCTCGAGCTCCCCGGTCTCCTCCGTTGCCTCCGTCTCCTCTGGCTTCTTGACGGCAGCGGGGGGCGCCGGCTTCTTCGCGGCGGCGGGCGGGGGTTTCGTCGCGGCCGGCGCGGTGGTGGGAGGCGTGGACGGCTCGGCCTTCCGGGGCTTGGGAGGCTTCTCCTCGGAAGGCGCCGGCGTCGCGGCATTCACCGGTGCCTGCTCGGGCGCGGGCTCCTCCGGGGCGGCGCTGCCCTCCCCCGGCGGCGGCGGCTCGTAGGCATCCTGAGAGGGCGCGGCGACTCCCGTGGCGGGCATGGGGCTGGGCGCGGAGGGCTCCGCCTGGGACTCGGAGGTCGCGGAGAGCCGATCGGACATCCAGGAACCGGCGGAGCTGAACAGCGCGCCCAGCCGGCTCTTCAGTGCCTCGGGCAGGAAGAGAATGACGATGCCCGCGAGGACGACGACGAGGATGAGCCACATCCCCCGGCGCGTGGGGCGATCCATGGACTGCAGGGCCTGAGAGACCCTCGAGACGCGGGAGACCTCGGACACCTCCGAGTCCTCTCGCTCCTCGGACTTCGAGGGCGTGGGAGGCTCCGAGGGGCCGAGGGTGAACACGCCCATTCTCGCGGGTCGTCGGCCCTCGGGCTCAGGGCGTGCCGCCTTCACCGCGGCGGGGGGAGATACCTGGGTGGCCTCGGCCTCCTCGTCGGGTGTGGGAGGCCTTCGAGAGGGAGCCTCGGGCATCTGTCGACCCGAGGGAGGCCGTGCCCTCACGGGGCTGGACGGCTCGCCCGCCGCGCCCTGCTTTCGTGGGAAGGGACGAGCGCCCGGAACCGCCTGGCGCGGAGCGGCGGAGCGAGGAGGCAGCGTCTCCTGGAAGGGCAGCGCGGGCATCGGGTTCGTGGGCTCGATGTCGCTGGGATCCTCCAGGGTGTGCCTGGCGGGGATGGGGTTCTCCCGCGAGATGCTCTCCTCCTCGTAGTCCAGGAGCGCCAGCGTCTTCTGTCGCTTCTCCGCGAAGAGCGACTGCATCAGCGCGGCGACCGCCTCCTCATCGAAGAGCTCCGAGCCCATGGCCTGCTCGATGGCCTTGGCCATCTCGCGTCCCGTGGAGAAGCGCCGCGCCGGGTCCCTGGCCAGGGCGCGCATCACCACAGACTCCAGGGCCTCGGAAACCTCGGGGTTGAAGGTACGCGGCGAGGGAGCGTCGGAGTGGGCGATCTGACGCATCATCGCGTCCTCGTCCATGGTGTTGTACAGCCGCTGGCCGCTCAGCAGCTCGTGCAGCAGCACGCCCGCGCAGAACAAATCGCTGCGTCCGTCGAGCTCCTGGTTGCGCACCTGCTCGGGGGACATGTACCCGCTGGTCCCCTTCACCATTCCCACCGCGGTGCGGTTGAGCCGGCCCCTGGCCTTGGCGATGCCGAAGTCGATCACCTTCACGACACCGTCGTAGGTGACCATCACATTGCGGGGCGCCAGGTCTCGATGCACCACCGCCACCTTGCGGCCGGAGGGCGCGGTGAAGTGGTGGGCGTAGTGCAGGCCCAGACAGACGTCGCGGACCACTCTAGCGGCGAACCCGACGGGTACTGGGTTCCCGTAGCTGGAGGCGACCATGACCTGCTCGAGGTTCTGGCCCGGGAGGAACTCCATGGCGAGGTACAGCTCGCCGTCCTCCTCGCCCAGCTCGAACACCTGGCCGATGTTCGCGTGCGAGAAGGCGGCGGTGATGCGCGCCTCATCGAGGAACATCCGGACGAACTCGTCGGTCTTGACGTCCGGCAGGATCTGCTTGAGGGCAACGAACTTGCGGAAGCCTCCGGGGCCCGAGGTGAAGGCCAGGAACAGCTCCGCCATGCCCCCGACGGAGTGTCGCGTGAGGATCTCGTACTTGCCGATTTTCCGGCCACGGTAGGGATCAACCCCGCTGGCCTCTGCCTGTCTGGGCATGGGTGGGGCCGCATGCTAGCGGCGCCTCTGGCGCCGGTCACGCCCCCAGGCGCAAAAGCGTCTCAGGGGCCCTGGGCCACGCGCTGGTTGAAGACCACGTAGGGCATCAGGCTCTTGAGCGAGCAGGAGGTCGAGCGGTAGGCGCTGTTGGAGAGGCTGATGAGGGACCAGGTAGCGCTGGCCGCCACCACCTCCTCGGACTCTCCGGGATCGAGCGCCACCACGGCGGCGCCAGCGCGGAACTCGGTCCGCAGGAAGGAACGCTTGCCGCATTGGGTGTCCTCGCAGCCGACCGTGCGCGGCAGCGAAACCACCGTGAAGGGTTGGGTGTCCTCGGCGGCCAGCACCGCACCGAGCTGCCCCGGGTCCGCCGCCAGCAGCAGCATGCCGGTTGAGGCGCGCAGTGTGAGCGCGCGGTTCTCTGGCAGGGAGGAGGTCGAGGCATCCACCACCCGCACGGCCAGCTGCTCGCCCACCCGGAGGGTGACCGCTGCCTCCGAGGGGAGCGCGATGGAGACGATGGCCTTGTGCTCCCCGGCGGGTGCGGCCGCGCGGGCGAGTTGGAGCGTCATGGTGCCGTTGGAGTAGCGCACGGACGTCAGGGTGCCGGTACCGGTGAAGATGCGCCGCCCACCGGTGCCCGTGCTGGTGGCGAAGAAGCCCGGA
This window contains:
- a CDS encoding serine/threonine protein kinase produces the protein MPRQAEASGVDPYRGRKIGKYEILTRHSVGGMAELFLAFTSGPGGFRKFVALKQILPDVKTDEFVRMFLDEARITAAFSHANIGQVFELGEEDGELYLAMEFLPGQNLEQVMVASSYGNPVPVGFAARVVRDVCLGLHYAHHFTAPSGRKVAVVHRDLAPRNVMVTYDGVVKVIDFGIAKARGRLNRTAVGMVKGTSGYMSPEQVRNQELDGRSDLFCAGVLLHELLSGQRLYNTMDEDAMMRQIAHSDAPSPRTFNPEVSEALESVVMRALARDPARRFSTGREMAKAIEQAMGSELFDEEAVAALMQSLFAEKRQKTLALLDYEEESISRENPIPARHTLEDPSDIEPTNPMPALPFQETLPPRSAAPRQAVPGARPFPRKQGAAGEPSSPVRARPPSGRQMPEAPSRRPPTPDEEAEATQVSPPAAVKAARPEPEGRRPARMGVFTLGPSEPPTPSKSEEREDSEVSEVSRVSRVSQALQSMDRPTRRGMWLILVVVLAGIVILFLPEALKSRLGALFSSAGSWMSDRLSATSESQAEPSAPSPMPATGVAAPSQDAYEPPPPGEGSAAPEEPAPEQAPVNAATPAPSEEKPPKPRKAEPSTPPTTAPAATKPPPAAAKKPAPPAAVKKPEETEATEETGELEESAEAPEEAAAPPPPAPKPSKAPAIQGKPEVPAKKPVEEEVLEPAEPSVGPAEVDPSIQPLELSPPTSPEGEP